CGGGGGCAATGGCGTCTCGGATACCAGGACGGTCTTCGCCGATTTCTTTGCTTTGCGCGCCACAACTGCCACGTGACCGGCAATCGTGCGGCGCACTGATTTGTACGATTCCTCTTTCTTCGGCATCGCAACCTCCCCAGCGGCAGAGTGATTCACCGCTTGCCGTTATTCTAAACGCGTTTAGTGTTCTGCGCAAATCCACTCCCTCCCGCGTTCGCTCTTGGAGCGAACGGGGGAGGGAGTGGAGTGGGGGTTTACTCTCAGCGACTATTTTTTCAAAATCCCGATGCTCACCTTCTCGCCATCAAACGCATCGTCAACGACCGTCGCGCCGGAGGGCGCTTCACCGGCGCGCAGTTCATCCGCGAGCGTTTCGCCGGCAATGTACGCGCGCCACGTTTCAATCGCGTGCGCGAGTGGCGGGGTGGCGGTGTAGAAAACGCGAATGTGATCCGCGATATCGAATTCCGCGCTCTTGCGCAGGTCTTGCACGCGCCGCACAAACTCGCGCGCGAGCCCTTCGGCGCGCAGTTCGGGTGTGATGTGCGTGTCGAGCGCAACGACGAGCGTGTCTTCGGATTGCACCGCGAACCCAGGTTTCGGTTGCGGCGTCACGAGAACATCCGCTGGCGCGATTTCGAAGGCGAGTCCGTTGACATTGAGCGCGAATGATTTGCCGGCACGTACTATCGTCGCGACCTGACTCGCATCTTGCGCGGCAAGCGCGGTTTGTAAACCACCCATCAATGCTTTGCGTTTTTCGCGCGCGTCTTTTTTGATTTGCTTGTCATCCGTTTCCGGTTCGGGCAGTAATTGTTTCACTTTTTCTTGAAGCGTCGCAAAATTCGGACGCAGTTGATACGTGACGAGTTCTTCTTCACGCGCGGCAAACTCGACCGCGTGCACATTTAGTTCGTCCGCCGCGAGTTCGCGCAGATGCGTTAGCCCTTCGCGTTGCGCCGCGTCGGCGACGACAATCGCGCGCGCGAGCGGCTGGCGAATCTTGATGCTCTTGCTCGCGCGAATCGAGTGACCCAGGTTCACCACTTGACGCGCGATTGCCATATCACTCAACAATTGCTTGTCGAGTTTCGTATCGTTTACTTGCGGCCAGCTCGTGTGATGCACCGATTCCGGTACGTCCGCGTTCGCAGAGCGCACAAGATTTTGGTACATGGATTCGGCGACGAACGGCACAAACGGCGCGAGCAATTTCGTCAGCGTGACAAGCACTTCGTACAATGTCGCATACGCCGCGCGCTTGTCGCCATCATCTTCCGATTTCCAAAAACGACGGCGTGAGCGGCGCAAGTACCAATTGCTCAAATCGTCAATGAACGGCTCGACCGCACGCGCGGCAGTCGGCGAATCGTACTCGTCGAGTGCGGAAGTCATTTCGGCGATCAACGCTTGTAGCCGAGCAAGAATCCACCTGTCTAGGGAACTAGGGGAAATGAGGGAATTTCCTTCATTTCCCTCTCTTCCCGCTATTCCCTTCGGTTCCCATTTATCCAAATTCGCGTACGTCACAAAGAACGAATACACATTCCACAATGGTAGCAAAAACATGCGCCGCGTTTCGTCCGCGACGTGATAACCGAACAGCATGTTCGATTCATAACGCGTGCGCGAGAACATCCAGCGCATCACGTCCGCGCCGATCTCATCCGCCGCGTCGTTGAACTCGATCATGTTCCCAGCCGACTTGTGCATCGGACGACCGTCTTCGGCAAAGAGCGTGCCGTATCCCATCAATGCTTTGAATGGTGGCTGCCCGGTCATCGCGGTGCCCATCGCGAGAACGGAATAGAACCAGTTGCGGAACTGACCTGGGAATGATTCGGTGATGAAATCGGCGGGGTACCATTTCTCCCAGTACGCGCGATCGGTGCGATAGCCCATCGTGGACATCGTGACGATGCCGGCATCAAGCCAGGGATTGCCGACATCTTTGATGCGCGATGTTTTGCCGCCGCACTTGTCGCATTTGATTTTCACTTCGTCAATGAAGGGACGATGCGGCGTGTGTCCATCGAACTTGTCCCAGCCCTCGACCGCGCGTTCCTGCAACTCATCGCGACTGCCGAGCACGTTCGCATGTCCGCACTCTGTACATTCCCAGATCGGCAGCGCGAGACCCCAGTAACGTTTCTTCGAGATCATCCAATCGTGCATCAAGCGCAACCAGTCCATCTCGCGGTCGTGACCGAATTGCGGGACCCACTTGATTTGATCCACGACATCCATGATTTGATAACGTAGTGAGCGGGCTTTTTCTGCGGGCGTGATTTGATCGCGCGGCTTGTTATAAGTTTCGCCCATGCTGATGAACCACTCATCCACGAGGCGGAACAGCAATTCAGTTTTGCAGCGCCAGCACGTCGGATAGCGGTGCGTGTAATCGTCGGCGCGATAGAGCAAACCTTTTTGCGTCAACGATTCGACGACACGCGGCGCGACATCGAACGCGCTCATCCCGCTGAACGCGCCAAAGTTTTCGATGAACGTACCATTCTCGTCAATCGGCGCGACGACCGGCAAACCGAATTCCTTGCCAAGTCGAAAGTCTTCTGCGCCACAACCTGGGGCGATGTGAACGAGCCCCGTGCCTTCCGCATCGCCGACATCTTTCCACAAAATAACACGATGCGCTTGCGCGGCATTCATCGCCGGGCGCGTGATGTGATTCTTTAATTCGATTGGGACAAATCCGCCCTTTTGCTGTTGCGCGGGCAGTTCGTCGAATGGACCATCGTACGTCCATCCTTCGAGTTCGGTACCTTTCAACTTGCCGAGCACCTGGTATTGCCCTGTCAACATCTTGACCGTGCCTTCGGACAAATAGTACACCGCATCACCTTGCTTCACTTTCAAGTACGTGAGTTCGGGTCCGACCGCGACCGCGACGTTGGACGTGAGCGTCCACGGCGTCGTCGTCCACACGAGCAGATATTCGTTCGCACGTCCGCGTAGTGGCAAGCGCGCGGTAATGCTGGGATGCGTGAGGTCGGGATAATCTTCGGTGCTGATTTCGTGCTCGCTGACGCCGGTGCCGCAACGCGCGCACCAGGGCATCACGTCCGTGCCTTTGTAAAGCCAGCCGTTGTCCGCGCACCTTTTGATGAATCCCCAAATCTGATAATTGTTCTCGTCGCTGAACGTGAAATACGATCCGCCAAGTTGCGGCAGACCGAGTTGTCCAACGAGTTGTTCGACTGTGCCGGTGACTGGACCATTCGGACCTTGCACGGTGAGTGTTTGATTCGGGTTCTCGCCGAGTTTCTCGCTCAACATTCGCAACGTGTCGGTATCGTTCCAATCCATCCAGTAACCAAGGCGGATGGATTGTTCGGTTTGCACCGCCGAATAGTTGAGCACACGTTGCTTGCAAATAATTACGAACGGCGCGAGTCCGTACGCTTCGATGTCGCGTTTCGATTTGAATCCCAGGTCTTTTTCGACATTGACCTCAACCCAGAGTCCCTGGCAATCGAAACCATTCTGCCAGCGTTCGTCGAATCCTTGCATCGCTTTGTAGCGCTGGAAAATATCTTTGTACGTGCGACCCCACGCGTGGTGAACGCCCATCGGGTTGTTCGCGGTGATGGGACCATCCACGAACGACCAGGTTTTACTGCCCGCGCGCAACTGGCGCAATTTGTTGAACGCGTCGGTCTCCTTCCACCAGCGCAAGATGTCGCGCTCGAGTTCGGGAAAGTTGGTTTTAGATGATACAGGTTTGAATGGCATAGTGCCTCCGATATGAATTATATGATTGCGGATTGCAGATTTAGGATTTGCGATTTGCGAATTAGGAATTGCTATTCCCTATCATTCTTGTTGCGAGGATATTAAATCTTTATAACCCGCTGCCTTAAAAATATTGTCAAATAGCGTCAGCACGTTTTGAATTGATCGCCTACAGTATTCCGGAGAAAGGTCGAGTATATTTTTCTCAAGACCTGAGAAGACGGTGTCCCCGATTCTGAGTCCCTGGTTTCTTCGAACCAGTTCACGCAAATGATTTCTATCATTCGATAATTCAATATCTCCCATCGCATGAACAATGCAATTCCTCACCTTAGAAAGGTCAACAATGTGATCCCACAATGATTGCTCCAACGACAGATTTGCAACATCCTCAAGATACCTTTTACACTGATTCAGTGTATCACCTTTCAG
The Chloroflexota bacterium genome window above contains:
- a CDS encoding isoleucine--tRNA ligase → MPFKPVSSKTNFPELERDILRWWKETDAFNKLRQLRAGSKTWSFVDGPITANNPMGVHHAWGRTYKDIFQRYKAMQGFDERWQNGFDCQGLWVEVNVEKDLGFKSKRDIEAYGLAPFVIICKQRVLNYSAVQTEQSIRLGYWMDWNDTDTLRMLSEKLGENPNQTLTVQGPNGPVTGTVEQLVGQLGLPQLGGSYFTFSDENNYQIWGFIKRCADNGWLYKGTDVMPWCARCGTGVSEHEISTEDYPDLTHPSITARLPLRGRANEYLLVWTTTPWTLTSNVAVAVGPELTYLKVKQGDAVYYLSEGTVKMLTGQYQVLGKLKGTELEGWTYDGPFDELPAQQQKGGFVPIELKNHITRPAMNAAQAHRVILWKDVGDAEGTGLVHIAPGCGAEDFRLGKEFGLPVVAPIDENGTFIENFGAFSGMSAFDVAPRVVESLTQKGLLYRADDYTHRYPTCWRCKTELLFRLVDEWFISMGETYNKPRDQITPAEKARSLRYQIMDVVDQIKWVPQFGHDREMDWLRLMHDWMISKKRYWGLALPIWECTECGHANVLGSRDELQERAVEGWDKFDGHTPHRPFIDEVKIKCDKCGGKTSRIKDVGNPWLDAGIVTMSTMGYRTDRAYWEKWYPADFITESFPGQFRNWFYSVLAMGTAMTGQPPFKALMGYGTLFAEDGRPMHKSAGNMIEFNDAADEIGADVMRWMFSRTRYESNMLFGYHVADETRRMFLLPLWNVYSFFVTYANLDKWEPKGIAGREGNEGNSLISPSSLDRWILARLQALIAEMTSALDEYDSPTAARAVEPFIDDLSNWYLRRSRRRFWKSEDDGDKRAAYATLYEVLVTLTKLLAPFVPFVAESMYQNLVRSANADVPESVHHTSWPQVNDTKLDKQLLSDMAIARQVVNLGHSIRASKSIKIRQPLARAIVVADAAQREGLTHLRELAADELNVHAVEFAAREEELVTYQLRPNFATLQEKVKQLLPEPETDDKQIKKDAREKRKALMGGLQTALAAQDASQVATIVRAGKSFALNVNGLAFEIAPADVLVTPQPKPGFAVQSEDTLVVALDTHITPELRAEGLAREFVRRVQDLRKSAEFDIADHIRVFYTATPPLAHAIETWRAYIAGETLADELRAGEAPSGATVVDDAFDGEKVSIGILKK